Proteins encoded within one genomic window of Streptomyces sp. NBC_01314:
- a CDS encoding universal stress protein: MAIVLGYDESPGAVRALRVAIEVSANYGEPLVLVYGAAAPGGKGDEYRTHREALHQAGRIALEHAVTAAEAAGVPTLVEIIDQKPAQALIDAASRHDTRLIVVGTWGESPMRGALLGSTPHKLLHLSRFPVLCVPAEEE, encoded by the coding sequence ATGGCGATCGTTCTCGGATACGACGAGTCGCCGGGCGCCGTACGCGCGCTGCGGGTCGCGATCGAGGTGTCCGCCAACTACGGCGAGCCCCTCGTGCTGGTCTACGGCGCGGCGGCCCCGGGCGGCAAGGGCGACGAGTACCGCACCCACCGCGAGGCCCTCCACCAGGCCGGACGCATCGCACTCGAACACGCGGTCACCGCGGCCGAAGCGGCCGGCGTACCGACCCTCGTCGAGATCATCGACCAGAAGCCGGCACAGGCCCTGATCGACGCCGCGTCACGCCACGACACCCGGCTCATCGTGGTGGGCACGTGGGGCGAGAGCCCGATGCGCGGAGCCTTACTGGGCTCGACCCCCCACAAACTGCTGCACCTGTCGCGCTTCCCCGTCCTCTGCGTGCCGGCCGAGGAGGAGTGA
- a CDS encoding PH domain-containing protein, with product MALFGNAHTVNPGKAQQDYGRLLGHGEQVHAAFLLIRDTILFTDRRLILIDKQGITGKKVEYHSVPYRSITHFAVETAGHFDLDAELKIWLSGTHEPIEKTFTKGVDIYEVQAILTQFVAR from the coding sequence ATGGCACTGTTCGGAAACGCGCACACCGTCAATCCCGGCAAGGCCCAGCAGGACTACGGACGTTTGCTGGGTCACGGGGAGCAGGTCCACGCCGCGTTCCTGCTGATCCGCGACACCATCCTGTTCACCGACCGCCGTCTCATCCTGATCGACAAACAGGGGATCACCGGCAAGAAGGTGGAGTACCACTCCGTCCCCTACCGCAGCATCACGCACTTCGCGGTCGAGACGGCCGGCCACTTCGACCTCGACGCCGAGCTGAAGATCTGGCTGTCCGGCACCCATGAACCGATCGAGAAGACGTTCACCAAGGGTGTGGACATCTACGAGGTGCAGGCGATCCTCACGCAATTCGTGGCCCGGTAG